From a single Luteolibacter arcticus genomic region:
- a CDS encoding DUF2237 family protein, producing MATERRNVIGGVLQACSTKPMTGFFRDGCCRTGRGDVGVHVICASVTEEFLAWSKARGNDLSTPRPEFDFPGLKPGDRWCLCAARWKEALDQGHAPAVVLEATHESALEFVDLADLRAHAMR from the coding sequence ATGGCGACGGAGCGACGCAATGTGATCGGCGGAGTCCTGCAAGCTTGCTCGACCAAGCCAATGACCGGTTTCTTCCGCGACGGCTGCTGCCGCACCGGTCGCGGCGATGTCGGCGTCCACGTCATCTGCGCGAGCGTGACGGAGGAATTCCTAGCGTGGTCCAAGGCCCGCGGGAACGACCTCAGCACGCCGCGCCCGGAGTTCGACTTTCCCGGCCTGAAGCCCGGCGACCGCTGGTGCCTGTGTGCCGCCCGCTGGAAGGAGGCGCTGGATCAGGGCCATGCGCCCGCCGTGGTGCTGGAGGCAACCCACGAATCGGCGCTCGAATTCGTCGATCTCGCCGACCTGCGGGCGCACGCGATGCGGTGA
- a CDS encoding nuclear transport factor 2 family protein, with translation MTSSPEIDLLRAAYAAFNARDIDAALPLMTPDVAWPRAFKGGFVRGPDEVRAYWTEQWSEIDPKVEPLAFYPQDSGQILVEVHQVVRDLTGTVLADERVGHRFTMAQGLIQGMEVCPLPSATAL, from the coding sequence ATGACCAGCTCACCAGAAATCGACCTGCTCCGCGCAGCCTACGCGGCCTTCAACGCGCGGGACATTGACGCCGCCCTCCCTCTCATGACGCCCGACGTGGCTTGGCCGCGAGCGTTCAAAGGCGGGTTCGTCCGTGGCCCCGATGAGGTCCGTGCCTACTGGACGGAGCAGTGGAGCGAGATCGACCCGAAGGTGGAGCCGCTGGCTTTCTACCCGCAGGACTCGGGGCAGATCCTCGTCGAGGTGCATCAGGTCGTGCGCGACCTGACAGGAACCGTTCTAGCCGATGAGCGGGTAGGACATCGCTTCACCATGGCGCAGGGATTGATCCAAGGCATGGAGGTCTGCCCGCTTCCCTCGGCCACGGCGCTTTGA
- the ppk1 gene encoding polyphosphate kinase 1 has translation MQLPFINRELSWLEFNQRVLNEALRSDLPLLERVKFLAISASNLDEFFQVRVGSLILLRRSGRKNPDPSGLTPVQQLAAIRKRVQQMTEDQYELFTKVLCPALHESGIRLLDTKDLSPAQTNKVAEAFHDSISPLLTPLAVVSGEEPPLVPALQLIVACRIADGETGAIRHALIPIPDGLGRRVSVGDAEGVAFVLIEDVVARHAGELFPGEVVEATACFRVTRNGDIAVQEEDADDLAGEMEDVLAARKLSGTVRLELPATLPRDLAKVIQEVCGAPSEGTYRLAGPLALSGFMDLAFTPGFDHLRDEDWPSQPSPDLEPGDSIFDAIGRRDLLLHHPYESFEPVMRLVEEAANDPQVVSIKQVLYRTAKQSRIIDALIRAAENGKAVTVLVELKARFDEARNLLRAEELQRAGAQIVYGVKGLKTHAKICLVVRREDGRLRRYVHLGTGNYNESTARLYTDISLLTCRPEYGSDASLFFNAVTGRSKLLRFQRFVPAPTAMKPRLLDLIASEAGRARQGEPARILAKVNSLQDPDIIAALYQASKAGVEIKLNVRGLCCLKTGDARHSKNIRVVSIIDRYLEHARIFYFHHGGDPEIFIASADWMGRNLDRRVELMVPVEDSRARRRLLRLLESCFQDNTQASKILPDGSSERLKPADGEKKFRAQDYFFREARRAAKARDHERAMTFEPHRPK, from the coding sequence ATGCAGCTTCCCTTCATCAACCGCGAGCTGTCCTGGCTGGAATTCAACCAGCGCGTGCTGAACGAGGCGCTGCGGAGCGACCTTCCGCTGTTAGAGCGGGTGAAGTTCCTGGCGATCTCCGCTTCGAACCTCGATGAGTTCTTCCAGGTTCGCGTGGGCAGCCTGATCCTGCTGCGCCGCAGCGGCCGGAAGAACCCCGACCCCTCTGGCCTCACCCCGGTCCAGCAGCTTGCCGCGATCCGCAAGCGGGTGCAGCAGATGACCGAGGACCAGTATGAGCTTTTCACCAAGGTGCTCTGCCCCGCGCTCCATGAGTCCGGGATTCGCCTGTTAGACACGAAGGATCTTTCCCCGGCGCAGACCAACAAGGTGGCCGAGGCCTTCCACGATTCGATTTCGCCGCTGCTCACGCCGCTGGCAGTGGTCTCGGGCGAGGAGCCGCCGCTGGTGCCCGCGCTGCAACTCATCGTCGCCTGCCGCATCGCCGATGGCGAGACCGGCGCGATCCGCCACGCCCTGATCCCGATCCCCGACGGACTCGGTCGCCGGGTTTCCGTCGGAGATGCCGAAGGCGTCGCCTTCGTGCTGATCGAGGACGTGGTGGCACGCCACGCCGGAGAGTTGTTCCCCGGCGAGGTTGTCGAGGCGACCGCCTGCTTCCGCGTCACCCGCAATGGCGATATCGCCGTGCAAGAAGAAGACGCCGACGACCTGGCCGGAGAGATGGAAGATGTCCTCGCCGCGCGCAAGCTCTCCGGCACCGTGCGGTTGGAGCTTCCCGCCACACTGCCTCGCGACTTGGCGAAGGTGATCCAGGAAGTCTGCGGTGCGCCCTCGGAAGGCACCTACCGCCTTGCCGGGCCGCTGGCGCTCTCCGGCTTCATGGATCTCGCCTTCACCCCCGGCTTCGATCACCTGCGCGATGAGGACTGGCCCTCCCAACCCTCGCCGGATCTGGAACCGGGCGATTCGATCTTCGACGCGATCGGCCGCCGCGACCTGCTGCTGCACCATCCCTACGAGAGCTTCGAACCCGTGATGCGCCTGGTCGAGGAAGCCGCCAATGACCCACAGGTCGTCTCGATCAAGCAGGTCCTCTACCGCACCGCAAAGCAGTCGCGGATCATCGACGCCCTGATCCGCGCGGCGGAGAACGGCAAGGCCGTGACCGTGCTGGTCGAGCTAAAGGCCCGCTTCGACGAAGCGCGCAACCTGCTCCGCGCCGAGGAACTCCAGCGCGCCGGAGCGCAGATCGTGTATGGCGTGAAGGGCCTCAAAACCCACGCGAAGATCTGCCTCGTGGTCCGCCGCGAGGACGGCCGCCTGCGCCGCTACGTCCACCTCGGCACCGGCAACTACAACGAGAGCACCGCCCGCCTCTACACCGATATTTCCCTGCTCACCTGCCGGCCGGAATACGGCTCCGACGCCTCGCTGTTCTTCAATGCCGTCACCGGTCGCTCGAAGCTGCTGCGCTTCCAGCGGTTCGTCCCCGCACCCACGGCGATGAAGCCGCGCCTGCTCGACCTGATCGCCTCCGAAGCCGGGCGCGCCCGCCAAGGCGAACCCGCACGCATCCTCGCGAAGGTGAATTCACTCCAGGACCCGGACATCATCGCCGCGCTCTATCAGGCGTCGAAGGCTGGCGTGGAAATCAAGCTGAACGTCCGCGGCCTCTGCTGCCTGAAGACCGGCGACGCGAGGCACTCGAAGAACATCCGCGTCGTCTCAATCATCGACCGCTACCTTGAGCACGCCCGGATCTTCTACTTCCACCACGGCGGCGATCCCGAGATCTTTATCGCCTCCGCCGACTGGATGGGCCGCAATCTCGACCGCCGCGTCGAGCTGATGGTGCCGGTCGAGGACAGCCGCGCACGCCGCCGCCTGCTGCGCCTGTTAGAGTCGTGCTTCCAAGACAACACCCAGGCCTCGAAGATCCTGCCCGATGGCTCGTCGGAGCGTCTGAAGCCCGCCGACGGAGAAAAGAAATTCCGCGCCCAGGATTACTTCTTCAGGGAAGCCCGCCGCGCCGCCAAAGCCCGCGACCACGAGCGCGCCATGACCTTCGAGCCGCACCGGCCGAAGTAG
- a CDS encoding Ppx/GppA phosphatase family protein, with protein MPATPVSDAPGSLVTAIHVGASSVSMMVAETLPDGTHQAVDFLEQPAPLARDVFRHGKVSAETTERIVEILHDYQHALSEYGADGRQVTRAVATNILIEATNHDIFLNRIRIACGLSINPIDDGEMTRLIYLKTRRRLKDTPAMKRRCALVVHVGPGNTRALLFQDGAITRYTSYRLGTHRTREATDASHAEGPSMLRVIREHTSGNLAQMRFDYHDVTLEGLVVIGYEIQQIARQLTKGAAGTAVSTKALQKLAVEASQMSELDLVNRYQIDYQTAEALLPALETNLAIAETFGLKELHVPASDYEQGILLDLLVSGSLAGTLDQEVLRSAKILASRYQSDPRHGEHVGKLCHHLFTELQDLHGMTKHDAMLLQVAAILHEVGTFVSPRAHHKHSEYIILNSEIFGLDRLDINMIAMIARYHRHSGPRTDHPNYRDLDTVDRIRVAKLSALLRVADALERTHDQRVHEIIVRRDDRRLRLALPGLHDAAVERLAMASKADLFEQVFGLEVVIDDAG; from the coding sequence ATGCCTGCCACGCCCGTCTCCGACGCCCCCGGTTCGCTCGTCACCGCGATCCACGTCGGAGCGAGTTCCGTGTCGATGATGGTCGCGGAAACCCTGCCGGACGGGACCCACCAGGCCGTGGATTTCCTGGAGCAGCCAGCCCCCCTCGCCCGCGACGTCTTCCGCCACGGAAAAGTCAGCGCGGAAACCACCGAGCGCATCGTCGAGATCCTCCACGACTATCAGCACGCGCTCTCGGAATACGGGGCCGATGGCCGTCAGGTGACCCGCGCGGTGGCGACGAACATCCTGATCGAGGCCACCAATCACGATATTTTCCTCAACCGCATCCGCATCGCCTGCGGGCTGTCGATCAATCCGATCGACGACGGCGAGATGACCCGGCTGATCTATCTCAAGACCCGCCGCCGCCTGAAAGACACCCCGGCGATGAAGCGCCGCTGCGCGCTGGTGGTCCACGTCGGCCCCGGAAATACCCGCGCGCTGCTGTTCCAGGATGGAGCGATCACCCGCTACACCAGCTACCGGCTGGGCACGCACCGCACCAGGGAGGCGACCGACGCATCCCACGCCGAAGGCCCATCCATGCTGCGCGTGATCCGCGAGCACACCTCCGGCAACCTCGCCCAGATGCGCTTCGACTACCACGACGTGACGCTCGAAGGGCTGGTCGTCATCGGCTACGAAATCCAACAGATCGCCCGCCAGCTCACCAAAGGAGCCGCCGGCACCGCGGTCTCCACGAAGGCGCTTCAGAAGCTCGCGGTCGAAGCCTCGCAGATGAGCGAGCTGGATTTGGTCAATCGCTACCAGATCGACTATCAGACCGCCGAGGCGCTGCTGCCGGCGCTGGAGACCAACCTCGCCATCGCCGAAACCTTCGGCCTGAAGGAACTTCACGTCCCTGCGAGCGACTACGAGCAGGGCATCTTGTTAGACCTGCTGGTCTCAGGCAGCCTCGCCGGCACCTTGGACCAGGAAGTGCTGCGCTCCGCGAAAATCCTCGCCTCCCGCTATCAGTCCGACCCGCGGCACGGCGAGCATGTCGGGAAGCTTTGCCACCACCTCTTCACCGAGCTGCAGGACCTGCACGGCATGACCAAGCACGATGCCATGCTACTGCAAGTCGCCGCGATCCTCCACGAGGTCGGCACCTTCGTCAGCCCGCGCGCCCACCACAAGCACTCGGAATACATCATCCTCAACAGCGAGATCTTCGGGCTCGACCGGCTCGATATCAACATGATCGCGATGATCGCCCGCTACCACCGCCACTCCGGCCCGCGCACCGATCACCCGAACTACCGCGACCTCGACACCGTCGATCGTATCCGCGTCGCGAAGCTGTCCGCCCTGCTCCGCGTCGCCGATGCCTTGGAGCGGACGCACGACCAGCGGGTGCATGAAATCATCGTCCGCCGCGACGACCGCCGCCTGCGACTCGCCCTTCCCGGTCTGCATGACGCGGCAGTGGAGCGTCTCGCCATGGCGTCGAAGGCGGACTTGTTCGAGCAGGTCTTCGGCCTCGAAGTCGTGATCGATGACGCGGGGTAG
- a CDS encoding polyphosphate kinase 2 family protein — MKIGDALKHYRVKPGDKVALSAINAADASLYEGGKSASLELFDELRDELQELQKVLYAQNKHRVLIVLQAMDSGGKDGCVKHVFSRVDPQGVNVKAFKKPSEEELAHDFLWRVHQHVPGNGQIVIFNRSHYEDILAVRVKKLFGDEVWKRRYRHVIEFERMLAEEGTTIIKLFLHISKDEQKRRLESRLANPAKYWKFNPDDLSDRARWDDFQKGYEDLIEKTSTDQAPWFIIPGDRKWYRNLVVARIMVDVLRGLKMEFPTVNWDPRSVVIE, encoded by the coding sequence ATGAAAATCGGCGACGCGCTGAAACACTACCGGGTGAAACCTGGCGACAAGGTGGCCCTTTCCGCCATCAATGCGGCCGACGCCTCGCTCTACGAGGGCGGCAAATCGGCCTCGCTGGAGCTGTTTGACGAGCTGCGCGACGAGCTCCAGGAACTGCAAAAGGTTCTCTACGCGCAGAACAAGCACCGCGTCCTCATCGTGCTCCAGGCGATGGACAGCGGTGGGAAGGACGGCTGCGTGAAACACGTTTTCTCCCGCGTGGACCCGCAGGGCGTGAACGTGAAGGCCTTCAAAAAGCCGAGCGAGGAGGAGTTGGCGCACGATTTCCTGTGGCGCGTCCACCAGCACGTGCCGGGGAATGGCCAGATCGTCATCTTCAATCGCAGCCACTATGAGGACATCCTCGCGGTGCGGGTGAAGAAGCTTTTCGGCGACGAGGTCTGGAAACGCCGCTACCGCCATGTGATTGAGTTCGAGCGGATGCTGGCGGAGGAGGGGACCACGATCATCAAGTTGTTCCTCCACATTTCGAAGGACGAGCAGAAGCGCCGGCTGGAGTCGCGCCTCGCCAACCCGGCGAAGTACTGGAAATTCAATCCCGACGATCTCTCCGACCGCGCCCGCTGGGATGATTTCCAGAAGGGCTACGAGGATCTCATTGAGAAAACGAGCACCGACCAGGCGCCGTGGTTCATCATCCCCGGCGACCGCAAGTGGTACCGCAACCTCGTAGTGGCCCGCATCATGGTGGACGTTCTGCGGGGCTTGAAGATGGAGTTCCCGACGGTGAATTGGGACCCGCGATCGGTGGTCATCGAGTGA
- a CDS encoding alpha/beta hydrolase, producing the protein MNRPGNTKRRRIKRRLAIAGVVLAVLGVVSCGFTTRLVSEAIVQPARKGVAAPLPEDLAARTFVLPDKVEMRVWEARPNELPKAAMLVLHGVSDSKASQVETLRYLARRGVFALAPDFRAHGDSGGKFATYGYLEKKDLTLLRKVVEKEFPGIPVGLWGTSYGGAVALQAMGADENFDFAIIESTFADLREIARDQVTMRTTLPVSGLGPYFVNEAGKLASFDPSEVAPERAIEKVRAPVLHLHGEADELIPISQGWRIASHAKGSNYRFVPISRGTHYHLRAGDPAKYKREVDAFLDRMVDGR; encoded by the coding sequence ATGAACCGGCCCGGAAATACCAAGCGCAGGAGGATCAAGCGACGGCTTGCGATTGCCGGAGTCGTGCTCGCTGTGCTGGGCGTGGTTTCATGCGGGTTCACCACGCGGCTCGTTTCGGAAGCAATCGTGCAACCGGCGCGAAAGGGCGTCGCAGCCCCCTTGCCGGAGGATTTGGCCGCCCGAACTTTCGTGTTGCCGGACAAGGTGGAGATGCGCGTTTGGGAAGCCCGCCCGAATGAGCTGCCGAAGGCGGCAATGCTGGTGCTGCACGGCGTTTCCGACTCGAAAGCCAGCCAGGTGGAAACCTTGCGCTACCTCGCCCGCCGGGGTGTTTTTGCCCTGGCGCCCGATTTCAGGGCCCATGGCGACAGCGGCGGTAAGTTCGCCACCTACGGCTATCTGGAGAAGAAGGACCTCACCCTGCTGCGCAAGGTCGTCGAAAAGGAGTTTCCCGGCATCCCGGTCGGACTATGGGGCACTTCGTATGGGGGTGCGGTCGCCTTGCAGGCGATGGGCGCGGACGAGAATTTCGACTTCGCCATCATCGAGAGCACGTTCGCCGACCTGCGTGAAATCGCGCGGGATCAGGTCACCATGCGGACCACGCTGCCGGTCAGCGGACTCGGTCCCTATTTCGTCAATGAAGCCGGCAAGCTGGCCTCCTTCGACCCCAGCGAGGTCGCCCCGGAGCGGGCGATCGAGAAGGTCCGGGCACCCGTGCTCCACCTGCATGGTGAAGCGGACGAGCTGATCCCGATTTCCCAAGGCTGGCGCATTGCCAGCCATGCGAAGGGCTCCAACTACCGCTTCGTCCCGATTTCCCGGGGAACGCACTATCACCTGCGGGCGGGTGACCCGGCGAAGTACAAGCGCGAGGTGGATGCGTTTCTGGACCGGATGGTGGATGGGAGGTGA